Genomic window (Paenibacillus sp. 37):
CCCACGTATTGCTCACCTGCGAGAGGCACCACATATCCCAGGGGAGGCTCCCCTTCTACCAAGTTACCGTTCAGCGTGAACTGCAGCATCTGCCACGTTTTATCGATATCCAGATCCACTGCACAATCATGCACACTGATCTCACCTGACTTGATGGATTCAACTAGCTCCTTTGTTACCACAAGATATCTGCCGGACATTCCCATACCGCTACCCCTCCTGTGTAATTCCTTCTATTGTTCCCCATTAACCGTGCTTGTTGATTCAGAATCGGGGTAATCCCTATCAAGGAGGGTGTATACATGAAAAAATTTGATTACAGTCTCAATTATGATGAGTTGGATCTGCGCAAACATCCTGAGTTGTACACCGTAGGCCGGGGCGAGCAGGGTGTTCTGATGGTAGAGCCGTACAAAGGCGAGATTCTGCCACACTGGCGATTCAAAACACCCGAGATTGCGACAGAGTCATCGGAGAAGATCTATGAGCTATTTGTGGAGTATAAGAAAAAGGGAGATTTCGTGGGTATGGATATGGCTCGCAAATTTCTCCAGATGGGTTATACACGGGCCAGACGGTATACAAATCACAAAGGAGGACGCAAATACTCGAAGGAGGATGGCTCGATCCTGCCCTATCAGAATGATAAGGTGAAGGCAGAAGCCGCGGCCATATTCAAAGCACAATGGGAGATTGCGAAGACGGATCCAGACTATGTGAAAATGAAGAAGGAGCATCGGGAAAAGTACGAGTCTGATGAGGCGTAGGAACAACGGTGAAAAGATTGACTTATGGAAACATTTGTCTCAGAATCGATCTTATTACTGTACATTTTCAACCATTATATTGGAGAAGAGAGGCGCATCCGATTATGACAGATTCGTTCATCCATTTAAACACAGGCCAGAATATCAGTATCAACGAATCCACCCAACTTCAGGTAACCATTCAATGTACATCATCTCCTTCTCCCTTGGATGTTAGCTGCTTTATGGTGAACGAAGAGGGAAAAGTCCCATCCGACGACTATTTTGTTTTCTATAATCAGAAGGCCGATCCCCATCAAAGTGTGCTTTTGCAACAGGCAGAGGAACTGAAATCCTCTTTTGTACTGGATACAAATCAATTACAGCAGGCCCCTGTGGAAAAATGTGTGTTTACGGCTACTCTGGATGCGGGAGGCACCTTCGCCGATGTTCAGGCATGTCAGGCGATTGTACAAGCGGGTTCCCAGCAGATCACCTATGAGATCACACAGGTCACTGCGGAAACAGCACTTATTCTCATTGAAATCTATAAGTATCGTGACGGGTTCAAAGTTCGTGCGATTGGGCGAGGTTTCTTTGGTGGATTGCAGCCGCTGGCGGAGTCATTCGGTGTTGAAATTGAGAGTAACGACACCTCGGAAGCCGAACAGGTTCTTCTCACCGCACAAGCTGAAGTAGCAGCGACCTCTCCAGAAGTCTTGGCACCTGTTGCTGCACCAAACACGATTCATCCGCCCCTTAACCTGACCAAGATCGATCTCCTCAAGCGTAAAGTAACCCTGTCTCTGCAAAAGAAAAAGATCGAACCTATACAGGCACGTGTTGCCGTTGTATTTGATGCATCAGGCTCCATGTACCATCTGTATCGCAAAGGCATCGTGCAAGAAGCCTTCGAGCGTATCCTGGCGATTGCATCAGCGTTTGATGATAACGGAGAGTTGGACGTCTGGTTCTTCGCCAAAGACTTCTTGCGTGCACCTAGCGTCACCGCCAGGGATTTCGAGAATTATATTGAACGCACATATACGCTGGGAAGCAAAGGCGGTACCAATAACGAACCTCCTGTGATGCAGGATGTCATTCGCAAATACACGATCGAGGAACCCGATGTGAAGATGCCAACGTATATTATCTTTTTTAGCGATGGCGGGGTCAGTCAAAAAGGGAAAATTATGCGGCTTATTACCGAAAGCTCAACCAAAAACCTGTTCTGGCAATTTGTTGGCCTAGGCCAAGCCAATTACGGCATTCTCGAGAAACTCGATGACATGACAGGACGTTTCATCGATAATGCTGACTTTTTTGCTCTCGACGATATCTCCAAGATCAGCGATGAAGAATTGTACGATCGTCTCCTCACTGAATTTCCAGGTTGGATAAAGGAAGCTCGGGCCAAAGGTATTTTGGCCTAAAGCTTTTAATCTATACCCCTAATCAGGCTTGTACTTTTTCTGCTTTACCATCCTTGGAACGTGGACGGAGCATACTTCCTACGATTCGCAACATCAACTTTGCGTGACACGAGGCGGGTGAACTGCGCTGTCCAGTAATTACCGGCCCCCGGCACAGCATAAGGTTTGCCTGACTCGAGTGCTCTCATGGCCACCGCCACGACATGCTCAGGTGTATCACGTTTACCCACCGAGGCTTCATCAGCGCCCACCACATCAAAGAACGAAGTCTCGGTTGAGCCTGGGCATAATGCCAAAAACTGAACGCCACGCTTCCTGTTTTCTTCGTATAATGCCTCTGTAAAAGAAAGTACAAATGCCTTCGTCGCTCCATACACAGCCATATACGGATCAGGTTGAAAGGCAGCCGTAGACGATACATTAATGACAGCACCATTTTTCTTTTGTAACATGCCTGGCAAGAAAAGATGCGTCAGGTTTGTCAAGGCGAGCACGTTCAACATAATTTCCTCCTGCTGCCGGGAACCATCCACCTGTTCAAATAATCCATGGGTAGCAAATCCCGCATTGTTGATCAGCATATCGATGTGTATTCCCCGATTCTGACATTCCTCATATACCCTCTGAGGTGCATCGACTTGAGACAAATCCGATACGATTACCTCCGCCCTTACTTGATATGCACGTTCTATACGTTCTGCCAATTGATTCAGTTTGGATTCTGTTCTGGCCACCAGCACAATATTTTTACCCTTGGAAGCCATTTCGAGTGCAAAAACTTCCCCAATACCTGAAGAAGCACCTGTAATAAGTACCCATTGACGCTGTTCCTTTATCATCTCTCATCCATCCTCTACGTATAATTAGAACACTCGTTTTCAATAAGAAACGTTGTTTCTTTATAGAATCATCGTAACCAGAATTCATGACGCTGTCAAATACATTTGTTAAATTTGAATCTAGAACGGGTTCTTACTTATTAAATTCGGATTAAATTGACGTCATCCGGCGTAAAACAGTAGAATGACCATAAAAGGAAACGTAGTTTCTGTTCAACAACAATACGGTTACGAGGATGAAATCAATGAAGGATCTTAATTCAGGTTCCACAGAATCTGCACATACGGTAACAACCTTTCAGGAAGCCAGACTCCAGCACTCGGATAATCTGCGGCAAAATATTGTGCATGCTGCTGCTGCTTTACTGCAAGAGCATGGACCGGAAGCCGTCACGGTACGCCGTGTAGCTGAGCGCATGGAGTGCTCCACCAAAATCATATATAACCTCTTCGGCAAAAAAGAAGGGTTAGCCAAACATCTGTATTTAGAGGGATGCTCCCTCATGGCCCAGCGTTTTGAAGCTATGCCCCGGCAGGCATCGTTCGAACAATATTTCCGTGATCTGGCCTACGTCTACTGGGACTTCGGCATTTCTCAATCCAGCTTCTATCAGCTGATGTTTGGAGGATCTTTTTCCGAGTTCAAACCAGATGGAGAGACCTTACAAGGAACAGCGACTGCACTGAAGCAAGTGTCTGCTTTGGTGGAGATAGCGATTAAACAGGGAATGCTTCAGGTGCAGGATCCCCTGCTTGCGGTACGAATGATCTGGGCCCCCTTACACGGTGTTATTCATCTGTACCTGGGAGGCCATATTGAGAGCGAAGAAGCTGCCAAAACCCTCTATGATCATACGTTGTCTATGGTTATACACTCCCTTGTAAGTGCATCCGCGAATGGATAAGCATTAAATCTGTGCTGTTTTAGATACTTTTAGAAGATAAACGAAAAAGGAGCAGACCCATTGGCGTAATAAGCCTAGGGCATGCTCCTTTATTTGGTTGACTTTATCTAATTCCGTAACAATAACAGTCGATTAACGGGCCTCTTCGTTCTCAGCTTCCCAACGTGCAATTTCCTTACGCACGATTGGAGCAACTTCTTTACCAAGCAGTTCGATCGCTCTCATGACCTCGTTGTGAGGCATGGTTCCGAGTGGGGTGTGTAACATGAAGCGTGTAATCCCGACTTCTTTACGCAGATAAATAATTTTCTGAGCTACAGTATCCACATCACCTACATACAATGCACCTTCCAGACTGCGCGCCGCATCAAATGTCGCACGGCCGTAGTGTCCCCATCCACGTTCACGACCTAGTATGTTCATGACTGCTTGAGCTGGCGGGAAGAATTTCTCCACAGCTTCGTCTGTTGTATCGGCAATAAAGCCGTGAGAGTGAGAAGCAACAGTCAGCTTGGAAGCATCATGTCCCGCATGTGCAGCTGCTTTCTTGTACAGCTCCACCAGTGGTGCGAATTGCACCGGACGACCACCGATAATGGCAAGCACCAGCGGCAAACCGAGCAGCCCTGCACGAACAACCGATTCCTGATTACCGCCACTGCCAATCCATACCGGAAGTTTTTCCTGTACCGGGCGCGGGTAGATGCCCAGATTGTTAAAGGAAGGACGGTGTTTTCCTTCCCAGGTTACTTTTTCAGAATCACGCAGCTTGAGCAGCAAATCCAGTTTCTCGTCAAATAGTTCATCATAATCATTCAAATCATAGCCGAACAACGGGAAGGATTCGATAAATGATCCACGCCCTGCCATAATCTCTGCACGTCCGTTCGAAATGCCATCTAATGTCGCGAAATCTTGATATACCCGTACCGGATCATGCGATGACAGCACCGTTACCGCACTCGTCAAGCGAATATTCTTGGTCTGTGAAGCTGCCGCGGCCAGAATGACAGCTGGTGATGAAGCAGCGTAGTCAGCACGATGATGTTCTCCCACGCCGTATACATCCAGACCCACCTGATCTGCCAAAACAATCTCTTCAACAACATCCCGAATACGCTGCGCATGACTGATAAGTTCTCCTGTTTTTACATCCGGGTTTGTCTCCACAAATGTACTAATTCCGATTTCCATTGTCTGTTCCTCCCTGGTATGAAGCGATCCGTTGTTCATCTAACCTATTGTAAGTAGATCACCTTTTGTTATATATCTTAATATTGAACTATTTTGATGAAAAACACAAGTACCCTCTGTTTCCAGAGGGCACATTTATGTTTATTTCTATAATTATGGCTTATCTATACTTAGTTCCATCAGGTTGGCATTAATTACAACACCGGTCTGTTTCATAAAATTAAATCCCAGAATTCCGTCAATCTCTAAACCATAATCCATATTTCCTATTTCAACTTGAAAATCATTAATCGTTGTTCCATCTACAGTTATAGAATCGAGTGACTTGGTATAAACATACTCTATACCGCCTACACCTCTTATAATATCAACGAGATCATCCTCTTCAGGAACCATTCCTACTTCCCGAACTGCATCTGCATTCAGCAATGTACTAGCTGATCCGGTATCCAAAAGGACTTTTTCTAATTGTAGTACTTCTCCTCTAAATTCAAGTTTTATGCTTATGAAGGGTAGACCATAAATCTCTGAAATTTTCATCGAGGACCTCTCATGCCAACATACCGTTCTCTTGCCACAACTTCTGGACGTGAAGTGTGAAAAAAGCAGTATTCCCGTCTGGGATCTTCTTGATGCAATTCACCATAACGTTTTAGTGCCTTTGTAGAATCATCAAATGAATCAATCACTGCCATCTCTTCAATGTAACGCTGGCCTTCTCTAGAGTACGCCTTGGTTGCCTCAAAAACGACCCATTCATTAGGGAATCGCTCCTGAACTTCCTTCCATTGCATAGTGACACCTCCAGACCATAAGATAGAAATATTATATCATGTGGAAACAGTATTCCACGGGCTGACATTCTAAAATACATAGATTTTTAGAGCATTGCCTGTAAATCTATTATTTCTTCCTCCCGATGTACAGCAAATGAGACGAGATTCCCAATATAGAAGGGTCCTTAGCAGCATTTATCATATATTGCATGAGTTCATCATACTCGCCACGCTCTTTCCAGTATCGCTGCTGCTCGTCCGTGAGCATCGCTCTAAGGCTGGATGAACCAATCAAATCAATGGTTTCAAATCCATGTTGCTCCATGAAGGGCGTAACGTCCTGAATATTAAAATAGTATGCTCCCGTAAATCGTCCTTGATCCTGATGATCGAAAATACCTTTTTCCACAAAAGAAGAGATGGCTGCCATATTATCATTCGGCTTCCAATGCTGCGGGGATTGCAGTGAATTGATACTCATGCGCATTCGGCTCTGCATGGCTACAAACACCACGCCCCCTCGCTTGGTCACACGGTACAACTCCCTTACAGCAGCCGTGCGCTCTTCGTCTGTCTGCAGATGATACAAAGGCCCCAGCATGAGGGACGCATCGTACGTCTCGTCAGCCACACCCGAGAGAGAAGTGGCATCGAGAACATGGAACCCATCGAATTGCTGTGCCAAACCAAACTCCTGAGCCTTTTGCCTCGCAGTATCCACGGAGGAAGGTGTCAGATCCGATAAAGTGACCTGATACCCCAGCTTCGCAAGCTCCATGGCATACTTTCCTGGTCCTGCGCCATTATCCAGAATACAACCAGTAGCGGGGAGATGTTCCCTGATGTAATGCATGTTAATGATGAATTCAATTGGTTCCCGCTCCAGCCTGCCCCACTCATCAAACCCGGAATAATATTCAATAATATGATCTCTCTTCATCGCTCTGACACCTGCCTTTTCTTATATGTAGACTACTCCTCCATGTTCAAAAAATTAAATTCCAACCAGTATATATCCACTAAATATTTCCTGTCAAACAAAAAACGTTCAATTCCCGTTGAATGCGGAACTGAACGTTTCTCAATCATATCTTATATCTTTTTCACAAACTCAGACTTCAACTTCATTGCACCCAAGCTGTCGATCTTGCAATCAATATCATGATCCCCATCAATCAGGCGGATATTCTTCACCTTGGTGCCCTGTTTGACCACAAGCGAACTACCTTTTACCTTCAGATCTTTAATGACCGTAACGGTATCCCCATCACTTAGCACATTTCCGTTGGCATCACGGATTACTTTTGCATCCTCAGCGTTATCATTGTCTGCTTCCAAAGACCATTCATGCGCGCACTCCGGGCAAACCAACAGGTTACCATCCTCGTACGTGTACTCTGAATTACATTTGGGGCAGTTAGGCAAATTAGACATATGTATTAAACTCTCCATTCTACGATTGGCATTCCCGCAAGTATACGGGATTTTGACGGTATATTCCATACGCTTGGTCACTGCATAGATGGATTTAAACCAAATTTAAGGTTCATGCATCCCTCACTTTAAGGGTAACTACTTATGATGTAACTAATAGATACGCACTACACATAGATGAATTTTAATGTCTCTATGAATTGTTATTATATTTAATACCAAAGGAGTTCCTACTCATGTCCTCATATGTTTTCCCTGTGCAAACGGCTTTTTTTATATTTGTCGTCGCGGCCATGTTTTTGCTGGTGCCGTGGTTAATCTATGGGTATCGTAAAGACGGCTTCTTTAGCTGGTCGCGGTTTGGCGTCAGCTTTTCCTTTATCTTTTATATTCTGGCTGCCTATTGCCTTGTCATTCTCCCTTTTCCGACCACGCGAGATACCTGTGCACAGCAAGCTGCTGACACGATCTACTACAATCTGGTTCCATTCACTTTTGTCAAAGACATCATGAAGGAAACACCCATTGTATGGTCTCAGCCTTCCAGCTATCTGAGCATGATTCAGGGCAGAGCCTTTCTGCAAGTTCTATTTAACGTCCTGCTTCTCATGCCGCTAGGTGTATATATCCGTTATTTTTTTCAAAAGAGATCATTCTGGAAGTACGCCCTGCTTGGTGGATTAGGGCTTTCCCTATTCTTCGAGATCACTCAAATCACCGGATTCTACGGGTATTACAATTGTCCTTACCGCCTGTTCGATGTAGATGATCTGTTATTGAACACTTCGGGAGCAGTCATTGGATTCTTCACAGCGCCCATCCTGCTTGCTTTATTCCCATCACGTGCAAGCATTCAGGCGAAGAGTGAACAGATCGTGGAGCAAAACCGAGTGTATGCTATGCCTCAATTGCTCGCGTTAATTATTGATGGAATCATTGTTGTCTTCCTTTCGAATCTAATCTCCATCTTTACAGCGTCTGATGTGATCAGTGATGCGCTAAGTACATCCATTGCTATGGTCATTGTGCTGTTCTTCATACCTTGGGTGCGAAATGGGGTAACTCCAGGCTCGGCCATCTTGCGATTCCGCTATGTGAATCGTCAGACCGGCACACCTACCAGTGAATCGTTATTCAAAAGATTTGCCGCACTTTACACGCCTTGGTTCGTGATTACAATCATCGGCTGGGTCAATGATTATGCCTTCACCAGTAATGAGGATGTTATGCTCCGGCCTTATCAAATATTGCTTTCCCTAGGAACAGTCGGTGTCTATATGTTGGTCTATGCCGTGCTCTTTATTCATATTTTGATCGTGCTTTTCTCCCGTGGAAAACGTTCCTTCTACTTCGATGAGGTGTCCCGCACACGTGCCTCTCGTAAATAATATTGGAGGATAACAAGGTATAATGTACCTCTAATTCGTGCTTACGTTCTGCTTACTTCGTTAGTCAGATTACAAAAAGAGGACGTTCATTCTGAGAATGAACGTCCTCTTTTGATTAGGCGCATAGCAGATATTCAGAGTATTCAGACACAACAATCAACCTGGATTATAACCCTAACAGCTCTCGCTTGGCTGCATCCGGATCATGTACAACCTCAATCTCATGGTTGAAAATTAGTGTCGCACGATCCTGCTCATATTCAGGCCAGTTCACACCTGCAACTTCAGGTTGGCCATTCTTGGCAAAGGAAATCCAGGCATCCTGTACCTTGAGAGCAAGTGCCGCCGCAGCTTCATCCGGCTCCGCATTCATGAATTTGAGGACATGTAGTGTATTAAACACAAAGAACATTTCAATGCTGTGAATCGCTCTTTTTAACAAGGGATGTTCCGGCATCACCCAATCAAATCGATACATCCACACCGGAGCATATTTCTGTTGTGCAGCAGCATATTGTAGCGCTGACCGCCAGAAGAACATATCGGTCATCACTTGGGCTTGTCCATCTGCCGTTTTTGGATAACTATCCGCGATGGCTACCCGGTTCTCCAGATCTGGCGTCATAAAGTCTACGCCCTGAACCATATCGATTTCTTTTGAAAAAGGTACATGTGGCTGGATGAACAGTGCACCCTCGTGTAATGTCGTACCAATCAACACTGGAATATCCTGCGCTGATCCTTCGCTCACTGCCTCAAGTGGCATCTGTGGTAGTGTCTGCCCATCCAATACAGGTTGGAACAATAATGCCATACCTGCCCCGCTCTGCTGTTTGACCGTTTCACCGGCTGCAATAATCTGCTCTACAGGAATTGTATTTAACTTCTGCAGGTTGTCCCGGTCCACCCCAAGAATCTTTAACATCCCTTCCCGCAACGCTGAAGCTTGCTCTGCCGGCATGAACTGGGATGCACCACTCTCCATAATGGCACGTTGGAACAGTCCTTTGGCCGCTGGCATCGCCATCAGTGCTGCAATGCTCATACTTCCCGCTGATTCGCCGAACACCGTAACTTGATCCGGGTTACCACCAAAAGCAGAGATATTATCCTTCACCCACTGTAATGCCGCAACCTGATCCAGCAGACCTGCATTGGATACATATGAATCACCTAATGGAGCCATATGCAGGAAACCTAAAGGTCCTAATCGGTAGTTGATCGTCACAACGATGACGCCCCCCCGAACCGCTAACTGTGTACCATCATACATCGGCTGGCTACCCGAACCTGACACGAAGGAACCGCCGTGAATCCATACCATAACCGGCAGCGGTGTTGCTCCTTTTTCCTTAGGTGCCCAGATGTTCAGATATAAACTATCTTCTGACTCATTCGGAATTTCTGTCTGGCCTTCTGGTTGATGATTTCGTGGTTGTATATTCTCAGGTCCAAATTGAGTGGCCTGTCTGATTCCATCCCATGACTCGGGCTGTACCGGAGTCTTGAAACGCAGCTCACCTACCGGGGGTTTCGCATAGGGAATGCCTTTCCATACGCTTGCATCGTGCAAAAGTTCGCCTTGAACGGTACCATATGTCGTTTGAACCTGAAGTTCTCTCATGCCGCTTCTACTTCCTCTCCGTGAATAGGTTAATTAACGAGTAAGTGCATATCATGTGTACTTATTTGAGTATAGTTTGTTGTCATACCTATTTACAACTTTACCCAACTCTAGCCTCCCCTGCTACGTTTCACGTGGAACTTTATGGGGTGGATGATCTGATACATACCTTTAAGATGGACACCAAAAAGGCCACCCATTGAGTAATATCATCAAGTCTAACTTATCTTAATGACATTGACCCTTAGCATGACCCTTTCCCGTTAACTATCCAAATAACTACCCTTTTACAGGATAACGCACCGTAAACTCAATACCCTCAATCCATTCACCCGCGACAAAGTCCCGTCCCTTCACAACAACTCGATCCTTATAAACCTCCACATGAAGTCCTTCACTGCCCTCCAGATGCTCATCCTGATCTGTCCAGAGATAACCTACAGACGAAGCGTTAAACATGGTTGGCATGTGGCCCGCACCATCGTACATCGTATGCTGCGCCTCCAGTTGCCAATGAGTGTGACCCGAGAAGAGGATCGCTTGCGGATATTTGGCCAGAACAGCCTTCAGTTCTGCATCCTGATTCACACCATACCAGCCTTGTTCCTTCAACGATCCAGCTACTGTATCCATGAGTGGTTGGTGCAAGAACAAAAAGATGGGATGATCTGGCGTTGCATGCTCAGACAATTTGGCATCCAGCCACTCCAATTGTTCAGCCGACATATCGCAATCCTTCGGATGAGGTTGCTCGGTGCCCAGGAAAATATAATGATACCCATCAATCCAGTGATCGTGGTATGCACCCTTCATACCTGTTGTCCCTTCAAAATCACTTAATCGACGCTGCCATAACCCTGCGACTGTAATGGGGTCCACTCCTGAAGAGATCCGTCCCCCATCCTGACCCTCCTGCTCCGAAGGTGCAGCAGACAACGTATAGGTTCCGCCGGATAGTTTCTCAATTAGAGCAGCTGATTCAGCAGCGGTTTGTTTAGTGACCCATTCCATATCTACTTCTTGCTCCAACAACTCGGCTACTTCATCTTCTTTCATCTCAAGCAAAACGATCGGCGGTTCTTGCCATACCACGGCTCCAATATCATGATTACCTACCGTGTACCAAATGTCCGGCAAGCTCTCCGCATGTTGCTTCCATATGCGCTGCAACTCACGATATTCGCTCGGCAGCCCCCGATCCGTCACATCACCCACATGCATAATCCCGCTGCTCCCCTGACTGAATGTAGCTATGTCGGCTAACGCTTGGTCCAGATGCCGGTTATGAATATGGTCTGCCTCATCTCGCACATGTGTGTCCGTAATAACCTGGAAGCTGGCAATAGGTTGCTCCGGTGTATGTTCATTTCCCATCAAGAATCACTCCATTTCAGTCCAATAATGCCAATCAGAATAAATCCGATCCAGACCATCGACGTGAGCCGCAGACGTTCACCAAAAAAGTAATGCCCCACAACGCCAATGAGCGTAATGCCCACGCCAGACCAGATCGCATAGGCTACAGCCAGCGGCATATACTTCACTGCAAAATTAAGAAAGGTAAAACTTGCGCCATAACAGACAAACATCAACACCGAAGGCCATAACCGCGAGAATCCATCCGATACTTTTAGCAAAATGGTAGCACTCAGCTCCAGCCCGATGGCCAGTGCCAACAGTACCCAGCCCAGGTAGGCATGACTGTTCGTCATCGATTCAGCCCACCATTCAGCAATTCATGGAAGGATTGAATCGTTCTGCCCGCCAAGCGGATTCTTCCCGGTTCTCCAATCCCAATCCGGTATCCTGCACCAGCGGCTCGTGCCATCTCCATATCTCCGTCCGTATCTCCAATGACCACCGTATTCTGCACGGATACACCCAACCGTTCACAGGCAAGCAGAAGCATATCGGGAAATGGTTTGCCCCGCTCCACCAGATCCGTACCAATCACCACGTCAAAGAAGGAGTCCAGCCCCATCCACTGCAAATGTTTAACCGCACTTGGTGTATCATCTGCCGTCACTACACCCATAATCACGCCCTTGGTACGGCACTGTTCAAGGAATTCTCGAACACCCGGTAACGGATGTGCCGGACGATGCTGCTCCATCTCTTCCTCCGCTCGCGCCAAACACTCCCGGACCATAATCTTGGATTCCGCCCAGCTGAGACCCGCACGATATCCATGCCAAGTCAGTACGGCATACATTTCATCCATCGTGCCCATCGCAAGTGGCCCACGCACATCATACCCATTCATTCGGCCTTGGTCATCGTGGAATGTACCCCATATCTGTGGGAATTCATCTGTGTCGATACGGAGTCCTTTGGTCGCTAACTGTTCTCTGAAATCGTTCAACACACAATCGGTCCAGAATCCCCACATGCCTGTAAAATCCAGCAACGTCCCGTCCTTGTCGAACAAAACGGCCTTAATCGGATTTAGTAATTCATCCATATACGATTCATCTTGCATCGGTTAAACTCCTTGT
Coding sequences:
- a CDS encoding DUF4385 domain-containing protein, with protein sequence MKKFDYSLNYDELDLRKHPELYTVGRGEQGVLMVEPYKGEILPHWRFKTPEIATESSEKIYELFVEYKKKGDFVGMDMARKFLQMGYTRARRYTNHKGGRKYSKEDGSILPYQNDKVKAEAAAIFKAQWEIAKTDPDYVKMKKEHREKYESDEA
- a CDS encoding VWA domain-containing protein, translated to MTDSFIHLNTGQNISINESTQLQVTIQCTSSPSPLDVSCFMVNEEGKVPSDDYFVFYNQKADPHQSVLLQQAEELKSSFVLDTNQLQQAPVEKCVFTATLDAGGTFADVQACQAIVQAGSQQITYEITQVTAETALILIEIYKYRDGFKVRAIGRGFFGGLQPLAESFGVEIESNDTSEAEQVLLTAQAEVAATSPEVLAPVAAPNTIHPPLNLTKIDLLKRKVTLSLQKKKIEPIQARVAVVFDASGSMYHLYRKGIVQEAFERILAIASAFDDNGELDVWFFAKDFLRAPSVTARDFENYIERTYTLGSKGGTNNEPPVMQDVIRKYTIEEPDVKMPTYIIFFSDGGVSQKGKIMRLITESSTKNLFWQFVGLGQANYGILEKLDDMTGRFIDNADFFALDDISKISDEELYDRLLTEFPGWIKEARAKGILA
- a CDS encoding TetR/AcrR family transcriptional regulator, with amino-acid sequence MKDLNSGSTESAHTVTTFQEARLQHSDNLRQNIVHAAAALLQEHGPEAVTVRRVAERMECSTKIIYNLFGKKEGLAKHLYLEGCSLMAQRFEAMPRQASFEQYFRDLAYVYWDFGISQSSFYQLMFGGSFSEFKPDGETLQGTATALKQVSALVEIAIKQGMLQVQDPLLAVRMIWAPLHGVIHLYLGGHIESEEAAKTLYDHTLSMVIHSLVSASANG
- a CDS encoding LLM class flavin-dependent oxidoreductase encodes the protein MEIGISTFVETNPDVKTGELISHAQRIRDVVEEIVLADQVGLDVYGVGEHHRADYAASSPAVILAAAASQTKNIRLTSAVTVLSSHDPVRVYQDFATLDGISNGRAEIMAGRGSFIESFPLFGYDLNDYDELFDEKLDLLLKLRDSEKVTWEGKHRPSFNNLGIYPRPVQEKLPVWIGSGGNQESVVRAGLLGLPLVLAIIGGRPVQFAPLVELYKKAAAHAGHDASKLTVASHSHGFIADTTDEAVEKFFPPAQAVMNILGRERGWGHYGRATFDAARSLEGALYVGDVDTVAQKIIYLRKEVGITRFMLHTPLGTMPHNEVMRAIELLGKEVAPIVRKEIARWEAENEEAR
- a CDS encoding retropepsin-like aspartic protease; the encoded protein is MKISEIYGLPFISIKLEFRGEVLQLEKVLLDTGSASTLLNADAVREVGMVPEEDDLVDIIRGVGGIEYVYTKSLDSITVDGTTINDFQVEIGNMDYGLEIDGILGFNFMKQTGVVINANLMELSIDKP
- a CDS encoding class I SAM-dependent methyltransferase, with translation MKRDHIIEYYSGFDEWGRLEREPIEFIINMHYIREHLPATGCILDNGAGPGKYAMELAKLGYQVTLSDLTPSSVDTARQKAQEFGLAQQFDGFHVLDATSLSGVADETYDASLMLGPLYHLQTDEERTAAVRELYRVTKRGGVVFVAMQSRMRMSINSLQSPQHWKPNDNMAAISSFVEKGIFDHQDQGRFTGAYYFNIQDVTPFMEQHGFETIDLIGSSSLRAMLTDEQQRYWKERGEYDELMQYMINAAKDPSILGISSHLLYIGRKK
- a CDS encoding zinc ribbon domain-containing protein YjdM; protein product: MSNLPNCPKCNSEYTYEDGNLLVCPECAHEWSLEADNDNAEDAKVIRDANGNVLSDGDTVTVIKDLKVKGSSLVVKQGTKVKNIRLIDGDHDIDCKIDSLGAMKLKSEFVKKI
- a CDS encoding VanZ family protein encodes the protein MSSYVFPVQTAFFIFVVAAMFLLVPWLIYGYRKDGFFSWSRFGVSFSFIFYILAAYCLVILPFPTTRDTCAQQAADTIYYNLVPFTFVKDIMKETPIVWSQPSSYLSMIQGRAFLQVLFNVLLLMPLGVYIRYFFQKRSFWKYALLGGLGLSLFFEITQITGFYGYYNCPYRLFDVDDLLLNTSGAVIGFFTAPILLALFPSRASIQAKSEQIVEQNRVYAMPQLLALIIDGIIVVFLSNLISIFTASDVISDALSTSIAMVIVLFFIPWVRNGVTPGSAILRFRYVNRQTGTPTSESLFKRFAALYTPWFVITIIGWVNDYAFTSNEDVMLRPYQILLSLGTVGVYMLVYAVLFIHILIVLFSRGKRSFYFDEVSRTRASRK
- a CDS encoding carboxylesterase/lipase family protein; its protein translation is MRELQVQTTYGTVQGELLHDASVWKGIPYAKPPVGELRFKTPVQPESWDGIRQATQFGPENIQPRNHQPEGQTEIPNESEDSLYLNIWAPKEKGATPLPVMVWIHGGSFVSGSGSQPMYDGTQLAVRGGVIVVTINYRLGPLGFLHMAPLGDSYVSNAGLLDQVAALQWVKDNISAFGGNPDQVTVFGESAGSMSIAALMAMPAAKGLFQRAIMESGASQFMPAEQASALREGMLKILGVDRDNLQKLNTIPVEQIIAAGETVKQQSGAGMALLFQPVLDGQTLPQMPLEAVSEGSAQDIPVLIGTTLHEGALFIQPHVPFSKEIDMVQGVDFMTPDLENRVAIADSYPKTADGQAQVMTDMFFWRSALQYAAAQQKYAPVWMYRFDWVMPEHPLLKRAIHSIEMFFVFNTLHVLKFMNAEPDEAAAALALKVQDAWISFAKNGQPEVAGVNWPEYEQDRATLIFNHEIEVVHDPDAAKRELLGL